Genomic window (Sediminispirochaeta smaragdinae DSM 11293):
ATATCTGCACAAATTTCCAGGCGAATCGTTATCGTTCCCCCTTCTTCGGGAAGAAAAGCGTGGCGAAGAGCGTTGCTTACAAGCTCCTCGAAGATGATGCCGAATGGTACGGCTTGCTGAATCGATAGTGTATCTTTTTCTTCCATCTCAAGGAGGAACTCCGGGCACCCGGAATTCCCCGATAGCGAACAAAGAAAGTGAAGGATATCTTGGATGAAACGCCCGACCGATACCTGGGCGTATTGTTCACCGGCAAAGATCGATTCCTGAATGGCCGATATTGCAAATACCCTGCCTGCGAGATGCGGGAGAAGATCTGCGGATTTTCCCCTATCTCCCGCATCGGTGAGCCGTATCATGCTTAATACAAGCTGAAGGTTATTTTTTACCCGGTGATGCAGTTCCCGAATGAGTTCGTTTTTTTCTTCGAGGCCCTCTGCAATATCCCGCTGTCGCATCCTAAGCTCTTCCAGTGCCCGATCTTTTCGCTGGGCATAGATGCTGAGAAGTATATAGATCAGGATAGTTGTTATGACAACATAGATCCAACCTTTCCAGGTTTGCATGTGTCGATAGACTTCAGGATGGGGAGCCACTGTTGTTACGATTGTGTCGGAAACGAGGATCCACAGAAAACCAAAACAGAAATAGATTACAGAGATAACGACTGGCCCTCGATGTAGCTTCATTCCTTCAAAACCTCGGTAATAAAGGCCCCATCTTTATAAAAGCACTCTCCGTCCGCAGTAATTTCCCCGCCCTGGCGCATGTCACAGATCATATCCCAGTGGATGACCGACTCATTCTCTCCGCCTGTCTCTTTGGGAGCATCTCCTGCAGCCATATGAAATGTTCCGCCTATTTTTTCATCGAAAAGGGTGTTGCTGGTAAACTGCTTGATGCCGTAATTGGTTCCGATGGCGATTTCTCCAAAATAGCGGCTTCCCTCATCGGTATCGAGGGCGGAATGGAGAAAATCTTCTCCCTTTGCGGCATGTGCTTTTACTATCTTTCCCTCTTTGATTTCAAGACGAACATCTTCGACCGAACGCTGTTTATATATTGCAGGAAAGGTGAACCGTACATGACCATCGACCCCGTTGATAAGCGGGGTCGAGAAAATCTCACCATCAGGAAAATTTTCTGTTCCTGCGCAACTGATCCAACGGCGTCCGTCTACCCGTACCTTTAGGTCTGTATCGGTAGTCCGAAAATAAAGTTCCTTTTTTCCCTCCAAATAGCGAACCCAACGGTTCTGCTCTTCGTTGATCTTTTCCCACCGGGCACTTGGATCCTCGCTGTCCAATAAACCGGCGGCATAGACAAAATCTTCGTATTCGCTCAGGCTCATTGCCGCTTCCTGGGCATCTGCAATGGTTGGGAATTGAGTGCCGCACCATCGCAAATCACCCGTGCCGGTTCGGCCGCTGTAAAGCTTTCTCCATGCCTTGTTGCCTTTCTGTCGCTCCTGAATTCGCATCGGATCGATGTTGGAGAATCCTTTAACGTTGGAATTTCCCCATCCGAAAAGGAAGACATCGGCTTTTCCCATCATCTGTTCCATAAGAAAATTATTCTCACGAAGTTGTTCAATGGTGGAGATTTTCAGAATTTCTTCTTCGATTTCATCGCTAGTGATGAGGCTTTCCGGATGCCCTCCTACACGAAGGACTTCCCGTGTTACCGCTTTTATCCATGGTATGGCCACCTCCTGGCCCATAATGAACACAAAATCGCCAGGCTTTACCTTTGTGGAATAGTTAACGAGAAGCGAGGCGAGCTTTTCGAGTCTGAAATCCTTCATAATGTCATGTTCTCCTTATAAACTTATGTCAATATAAAAGGGTTTCGAGAAAAATTTCTACTACAACAGCTTCTTGCTTTTTTCGAAAAGCTGGACAAGAAAAAGCGGAAGCCTTACAAAGATACAGAGGAGGCGTTTTTATGCGGATCGGGATCATATCGATTCTGTTGTTTTTGTCCAGTACGATACTTTTGTCTCTTACCGTGCCTGCCTGGAGCCACAGGGATCGGGCGCTCGGTAAATCATTTATTGCTCTGTGCTTATCGATTGCAATATACAATTTGGGTTATGGAATGGAGCTCGCTTCCACGAACCTTACAACGCTTATTGTGTGGTCGAAGTTCCAATATCTGGGTATCCCCTTCATTCCCACCTTTTTCTTTTTATTTGCGGCGAACTATACGGGGATCCGTGACCGAATACCCCTTCCTCTGGTTTTCTATCTTGTAGGATTTCCTTGCATTACCATGGTCCTGCACCTGACACAGGAACATCACAATCTTATGTATATCAATCCAACGATCCACAGGGTATGGAATTTATCGTTTCTTGCCTTTGATAAAGGGCTTTGGTATAAGATTTCCCGCTGGCATGTTGCCATCATTATCAGTGCAGGTGCTATCCTTTTTTTACGCTTTTTTCTTCGATCTGTCGCGGTTTTTCGACGGCAAAGTGTTCTGATACTTATCGGGGCACTCTTTCCCTGGGCGGGATGGCTTGTCTATATGTTGGATATTCTTCCCTCAGGTTTCGATCCCACTCCCTTTGCCCTTTTTCTTGCCTCCCTTTTTTTGGCCACTGCCCTTCTGCGGTATCGTCTTTTTGATGTCTCGCCGATTGCAAAAGAGCAGGTCTTCGAGAGCATTGATACCGGCGTACTTGTTTTGGACAGCGAGAAGCGGCTTGTAGACTATAATCATGCAGCGTATCTTGTTTTTCCTGCTTTAAAAAAAGAGATGAAGGGCGTACATGGTGAAGATCTTTTCAAGAACATAACATCGGGCAACCGCCTGTTCGAAGAATCGGATAGTGGGGATGTCTCTGTCGATATTCAGATTGCTTCCGATGACTCTTTACGGCACTATTGGGCTCGACGATCAAGTATACGGACACCAAAAGGGAGGGTACTCGGGAGTCTCATTCTTCTTGATGATATCACCAATCGGGTCAGACTGCTGGAAAAGATGGAAACACTTGCATCAAAAGATCCTCTGACCGGGATCAGTAACAGGCGCCATCTCTCCTCGTTTGGCGAGAAGGAGGTGATGCGTGCCTTTCATTACGGTACGAATCTTGCTTTAATCATGTTTGATCTCGATCTCTTTAAAAAGGTGAACGATACCTACGGCCATGACGTAGGTGATCAGCTTCTTATCCATATTGTAGAGATCGCCCGCGGACTTGTCCGTGAGGCCGACCTTTTGGGCCGTTATGGTGGAGAGGAATTCGTCATTCTGCTGCCCCAGACATCTCTGTCCGATGCTCAACTCATTGCCGAGAGAATTCGAAGCAGTATTGAAATTTCTCCCTTGGCACTGGAAAGTGGGACCTCTATTCCCATGACGGCAAGTTTCGGGGTTACCTCTTCCCTTGGAAGTTCCGATTTCAGTTTTGAATCTCTCTGTAAAAAGGCGGATGAGGCGCTCTACCGGGCCAAGGCGGAGGGGCGAAATCAGGTAGTAACCTTCTTGGAAACGGATAATGAATAAACTATATCTACTGTTCCGAATCCTGGTGGTCAAAGCCTCCCAATTCTTTTTCTTCCCGTCAATTACAAAAGTGCAGGTACAAAAGATTAAGGAATCCAGGAAACGAAAGGATTTCTCCGGGAGAAACGGCACAAAACCACCAGGATTCCGGACACTACGTAAAATATAAAAGCTTCCTGGCCCTTCTTTCCAGTAAACCGGTTTACATATGAGAAAAACCGGGATATCATCCTTTCATGATCACTACGCATACCAAGAATCGTCTGCTGCTTTTTCTTACGTTTATAGCATTTGTGAGTCTTGGGCTTCCCGATGGTTTGCTTGGGGTTGCCTGGCCTTCTATTGCGTCTCAGTTTGCAAGGCCCCTGAGCCGGCTTGCCCTGCTTCAGCTGGCGGCGACCTGCGGTTTCTTTTTTTCCAGTACCAATGCAGGGCGTCTTATCGAACGGCTTGGTGTCGGTCGTTTGCTGATAGCCAGCAATGTGATGGTTTTCATTGCCTTATCCGGTTTCTCCTTCGCCGATAGGTGGCCGCTGATCGTCGGCTCTATGGTGGTGCTTGGCATGGGGGGCGGGGCCGTTGATGCCGGACTGAACGCCTATTCTGCCTCACGGTTTACCAAAGAGCAAATAACGTTGATGCATGCCTTCTACGGACTTGGTGCCATGATCGGTCCGGTAATTATGCGCAGAGTGCTTCATCTTCATGCTCCCTGGCAGAGGGGATATTTGATTACCCTGAGTATGATAGCCCTGCTTCTCCTTCTTTTTATTGTATCTCAGAAGATGTGGAACGGAGGAGTTTCTCTCTCTTCGGATGCAGACAAGGCTGGCGAGAGTGAGGTGCCGGGGCGGATTAAGAACATCGGTATGCTGCTCTTTTTTGTCTATACGGGAGTGGAAGTGACCACC
Coding sequences:
- a CDS encoding MFS transporter, translating into MITTHTKNRLLLFLTFIAFVSLGLPDGLLGVAWPSIASQFARPLSRLALLQLAATCGFFFSSTNAGRLIERLGVGRLLIASNVMVFIALSGFSFADRWPLIVGSMVVLGMGGGAVDAGLNAYSASRFTKEQITLMHAFYGLGAMIGPVIMRRVLHLHAPWQRGYLITLSMIALLLLLFIVSQKMWNGGVSLSSDADKAGESEVPGRIKNIGMLLFFVYTGVEVTTGGWSFTWLTKGRGVTPETAAFWVGIYWGALMVGRLFFGFLGQRWHTRTILSRMVLVVAAGCLLFLQPWSSFISLVALPVIGFSCAPLFPLFVSYTPTVVGQADASRQIGRQVACASIGSAVVPLLVGLGVEITALGAIPVMLLFFALILVILYNRWVAGLAE
- a CDS encoding aminopeptidase produces the protein MKDFRLEKLASLLVNYSTKVKPGDFVFIMGQEVAIPWIKAVTREVLRVGGHPESLITSDEIEEEILKISTIEQLRENNFLMEQMMGKADVFLFGWGNSNVKGFSNIDPMRIQERQKGNKAWRKLYSGRTGTGDLRWCGTQFPTIADAQEAAMSLSEYEDFVYAAGLLDSEDPSARWEKINEEQNRWVRYLEGKKELYFRTTDTDLKVRVDGRRWISCAGTENFPDGEIFSTPLINGVDGHVRFTFPAIYKQRSVEDVRLEIKEGKIVKAHAAKGEDFLHSALDTDEGSRYFGEIAIGTNYGIKQFTSNTLFDEKIGGTFHMAAGDAPKETGGENESVIHWDMICDMRQGGEITADGECFYKDGAFITEVLKE
- a CDS encoding histidine kinase N-terminal 7TM domain-containing diguanylate cyclase gives rise to the protein MRIGIISILLFLSSTILLSLTVPAWSHRDRALGKSFIALCLSIAIYNLGYGMELASTNLTTLIVWSKFQYLGIPFIPTFFFLFAANYTGIRDRIPLPLVFYLVGFPCITMVLHLTQEHHNLMYINPTIHRVWNLSFLAFDKGLWYKISRWHVAIIISAGAILFLRFFLRSVAVFRRQSVLILIGALFPWAGWLVYMLDILPSGFDPTPFALFLASLFLATALLRYRLFDVSPIAKEQVFESIDTGVLVLDSEKRLVDYNHAAYLVFPALKKEMKGVHGEDLFKNITSGNRLFEESDSGDVSVDIQIASDDSLRHYWARRSSIRTPKGRVLGSLILLDDITNRVRLLEKMETLASKDPLTGISNRRHLSSFGEKEVMRAFHYGTNLALIMFDLDLFKKVNDTYGHDVGDQLLIHIVEIARGLVREADLLGRYGGEEFVILLPQTSLSDAQLIAERIRSSIEISPLALESGTSIPMTASFGVTSSLGSSDFSFESLCKKADEALYRAKAEGRNQVVTFLETDNE
- a CDS encoding sensor histidine kinase is translated as MKLHRGPVVISVIYFCFGFLWILVSDTIVTTVAPHPEVYRHMQTWKGWIYVVITTILIYILLSIYAQRKDRALEELRMRQRDIAEGLEEKNELIRELHHRVKNNLQLVLSMIRLTDAGDRGKSADLLPHLAGRVFAISAIQESIFAGEQYAQVSVGRFIQDILHFLCSLSGNSGCPEFLLEMEEKDTLSIQQAVPFGIIFEELVSNALRHAFLPEEGGTITIRLEICADIMKLTVADNGKGWDTEAIQEGVGLSIAREMAKQISGTLLIEPSDKGTYATLTLSTLLRASTAEKDRQSDHR